Part of the Nicotiana tabacum cultivar K326 chromosome 20, ASM71507v2, whole genome shotgun sequence genome, taattcaagtggctcttacttttttaaaacaatgcacctttctccgtatttcaatagttccactcaaaagccaaccaaccaccccacacttcatcatttacaaagttcataataaattcaagtgctcaagagaggtaTAAGGTTCAAcaagatggtcaattcaaacaaatgggtaaggtttgtaatgtggttgccaaataaacaagattacaagctcaaaggggttaactaagattcATATCAATTAGGTGGATAACatcatataactggctcaacaaagaaatgcctatatcatttccaagactgaataaaactactatttttctttgcaaacacacggggcaagttctagacagcAAATGCAATGCACACAATacaacaaacctcacacacatggcacataactcactcaggattggacttatcaagacactctagtcaaagcagttaagcaaagttaagatcatacaactTAGGGTACTATACAAGAGttaaaaactgagcctaagcgtcacaactaaagcacttactattcttaaggcataacaaagtcaagtggaattgctttcaattcaaatcatagcacaagatttcctactcctaaaaaactaactacaccggTCCAAAcaaaaacccttgaaaaagaaccgaagcacaaagaaaaaccaagggggagttaatacactactacaaaagaaaatatttttttgtctttttggtgGTGGACGTCAGCATCCCGATAAGGAGGAAGAGGAGGGTGGTTCGGGGTAGTTAGATGATTAAGTGGGGTGCCTTGATGAACGAGAAAGCTCACGAGCTAGGGAGGAGGCTATTGGCTATGAGGgcctggagaagtagtggggaagCTAGTGGTATGTGGACGGTGACGACAAACAGTATTATGAAGGCGGCACGAGAGGTACTAGGGGTCTTAAAGGGTTACTCAAGCAAGCACAAGGGTGACTGGTGGTGGAACGCCAAGGTCCAGGGTAAGgtgaaggaaaagaaaatggCGTATCAACGGTTAGTGGAGAGTACGGACGAGGAGGAGAGGCAGAGGAACAGAGTAAGTTATAAGGAAGCTAAGAAGGTGGTGAAGTTAGTGGTCATAAAAGCGAAGAGTGCAGCATTTGGTCGCATATACGAAGAATTGGGGGAAAAGGCAGAGATAAGAAATTGTTCCGGCTGGCCAAGGCGAGAGAGAAGACAGCTCGGTATCtagaccaagtgaggtgcatcaaggATGAGGAAGGCCAAGTGTTAATAGAGGACGTGCAAATTAAATAGAGGTGGCAGACGTACTTCCATAAGTTGCTAAATGATGAAGGGGACAGAGACATTGTGCTAGGGGAATTAGAGCACTCCAAGTGTCACCGAGATTTTATCTACTGTAGGTGCATTAGAGTCGAGGAGGTTGTCGGGGCTATGCGTAATATGAGTAGGGACACAGCGACAGGGCCAGAAGAAATTCTAGTATAATTTTGGAAGTATGTAGGTAGAGTAGTATTAGAGTGGCTAACTGGGCTGTTTAGTGTTATTTTCAAGACGAAAGAGATTCTAGAGGAATGAAGGTGGAGTATGATGATTCCGCtatataagaacaaaggcgatatccagaactgtaacaactataggggcatcaagctattgagtcataccatgaaagtgtggaaGAGAGTAGTggaagcgagggtgaggaggcTGGTGTCGATATCCAAGAATCAGTAGCGATCCATCTTATTCGAAGGTTGGTAGAACTGTACAGGGATAGGATGAGggatttgcacatggtgtttattgacctagagaaagcttGTGATAAGGTACCTAGGGAAGTtctttggagatgcctggaggtgaAAGGTGCTCCGGTGgcttatattagggtgattaaggatatgtatgatggagctaagactaggGGTAGGATAGTGGGGGGCGACTCGGAGCATTTTCCGGTTCTTATGGGGCTACACCAAAGTTATGCGATTAGCCCATTCTTATTTGCCCTGATGATGGACGCACTGACACACcatatccaaggggaggtgccatggtgtatgtttttcgctgatgatatagtactgattgatgagacgcgaggtggtgttaacgagaggttggaggtttggagatggacccttgagtctaaaggtttcaagctgagcaggactaAGACTGAATACATGGAGTTCAAGTTTAGCAGTGTGCCAGGTGAAGCAGACGTGGACGTGAGGCTTgactcacaagtcatccccaagaaagGGAGcttcaagtacctggggtcgaTTATACAGGGGGTGGGGATATTAACGAGGATGTCACGCACCAGGTAggagtggggtggatgaaatagaGGCTAGCGTCTAGTGTTCTGTGTAACAGGAAGGTGCCTCCAGAACTTAAAGGAAAGTTCTATAGAACGGTGGTTAggccggccatgttgtatggtgCAGAGTGCTGGCCAGTGAAGAATTCTCACATTCAGAAGATGAAAGTTGGAGAGATGAGGATGCTGATTGATGTGTAGACACACTAAGCTATATCATATTAGTAATGACGATATTCGAGTGAAGGTGGGCGTGGATCCCATGGAAGACAAGATGTGGGAAgctaggcttagatggttcgggaaCGTGAAGAGGAGAGGCCTGGATGCACCGGTGAAGAGGTGTGAACGGCTAGCCTTGACAGGtatgaggagaggtagagggcagcctaagaaatattggggagagttgatcaggcaggacatggtgcGGATgtagatttccgaggacatggcccttgataggaagttgtggaggtcgagcactAGGGTTGTAGGTTAAGAGATAGGAGGCTATTGTGATAGTGTCTTATTTTAGTTTCTAGGTACTCCAGTTGTGTTCTTATACTTCTTTAGGGTCGAAAGTTAGGCTATAGTATGTTTAGCGGCCCTGTATGTACATATTATTCCCTTGCGTATGTAGTATTGTGCCTATGTTGATGCTTAGTGTTAATACTTTGCTCTCTATTTTCTGGTTATTGCATTGCTGGTGTTATCTGTTAGGATTCCTTTGCTGCTACTGATACATTGTCTCTTTCCTTCTTGTGACAagggtctaccggaaacagcTTCTTTACTCCTCCGGAGTAGGGTAAGGTcggcgtacacactaccctccctagaccccacatgTGGGATctcactaggttgttgttgttgttgttgttatttcgaCTTAAATCTCTCAAGAAACCTATCAATTGATATCCGTCGTcgggaaaaaatgaaaatttttaaatttttaggtttcttttttcttcaattttttctatTACTCAAACTAACAAAAGCAAAAAGTAAGattaatatacatacaacatacaattatatcccccaccccacactttaaattgtggtaTGTCCCCATAGcatacaattaaaaagcataaggtagagaAAACTTCCCTGAATCTCTAATCGGGGTGTGAATCCCAGTCGAGATCCATTCCACGCgcccgaactagtgcacacatccatgcgGACAGCTTCTTCTCAACCTTCTTGGtatacaccccacacttatctttctcaatcACTGGAGCCTTCTCTTTTGAACTCTTCaccttccactcaacacttgaAGCTGGCTTCTCCTTTTTTACTCCAGTTTCTACACTCATCTCAAATAtcacagtctcctcacccactctaagcatgagttttctatcTCAAATATCCCCTCGAGTGTTGTagttgtttggtctgccagctgcaaggATATTGGCAtcgaccttatctctccaatctccttctctagtttcctgtaaatagacaaTGGCATTAGATTAATTGAGGCACTAGAATCAtataaagacttatcaaaatttagagttcctaaagagcaaggtatagtaaaactccctagatctccacacttttgtgggagtttattttgtaAGACCgcgctgcaatgctctgtgagcttgaccactgaggtctcttctatcttcctcttcttcgtaAGCATCTCCTTCAAAAACTttgcataagctggcatttgtgaCAGAACATCAGTGAATGGCAGGTTTACATTAACCTGTCTCAGCATGTCTAAAAATCTCTCGAACTGCTTGTCCAGCTCTTCTCTATAgagcttttggggaaaaggtagagCAGGCATGTGCTTGCTCACATAATCAGATTCCTCCCTTCTTGAAGTTTCctatttcttccttttctctacTCCCTTCTTACCTTTCTTCTTTTTCAGTCTTTTTATCATCTTCAATTTTCAGCTccttcccactttctttttcaggcGCAGCTTCTTTGTGAAATGAGGTGGGATCCTTCAACACTTATccgcttctcaaggtcacaacatttACAGTTTCTTTGAGATTCTTTTCAGTATCAGCATGTAGAGTACCTGGAATCCTCTCATATAATATATTTTcaatttgtcccacttgtctctcTAAGTTACACAAACCTGTCCCAAGTTCTTTGATAGTTGCCCTATGGGCATCTAATCTCTCATTGTCACggcccaagttctccctccgtgaattgTCATAACGAcatctagtctctacgactaggtaagcctaacaacttgtggaaaaaggaaataaagatgCGAAACTAGCAATTTGCGGGTAATATAATAGAGAAGTTTAAAAATGTCGCGaggcatatacaataataacactcTCGACCAATattaacactcccaaaacctggaatctcatgaatcacaaactagaGGAATTACATAatgttctaactccagaagtcTAAACAAAATAATTATAGAAGGTCTATAGCtaaaagagagaatagagagggacttctcggtctgcagacgcgacagatatacctcgaagtctctaaaaaTCACCTCGTCTCACTGATAGTATGgctgagcagaagaacctggatctacacacgaaaaacatgtgtaggaaagggtatgagtacaccacagtggtacccaataagtgccaagcctaacctcggtcgagtagtgacaaggaaggtcagggccctactagttaTAGCTATGTAAAACAAGGTAAAACAGTATGAAGTGCGAcagtataattaaaaatactaacAGTCGATAAAGAGTAAAATCACAGACAGAATATACTtagtacacagagatagcaacaggggatctcccaggatatcgtctcgtagtcccaaacataaatgtgcagaaGATCTCCTGtaatatcgtcccgtagtcctaatcataaatatgcattggaatctcccggaataccaatccgtagtcccaaagtaaatatccagtacaggggaatctcccgggtgtcgtcccgtagtcccaaatgtaaacgtgcagggggatctcccagaataccgatccgtagtcccaaaataaacatgcagggggatctcctgggatatcgtcccgtagtcccaaagtaaatacacaacagtctCAAGAAAGAATCTACAGTTCTATTCGAGAATAAATAGGAATTCTACTATAAGCATGTCGCACAGAATACAAGTAAGTATTTAAAGCGGGTAAGACAATTAGATCACATAAGCATGTTTTTCCTAAActaaacaagaggcttcaagtacaagtattgctcacttacaagaaaacatagatatttacttaatgaaaacggggTGTTTTAACAATTAGCATTTGTATGCACTCGTCACTACACGTACACGACACTTatataacaacagtaccaaaatcctaaggggagttcccccacacaaggttaggcaagccacttacctcgaaccagctcaaaatcaatctgaaataacactctttccacgagtatccaactccgagtggcccaaatctaatcaaattaattacataacataaataaaacaaaaagcaactaatttagctaatgaatTTAAAGCTACAGCGAGAAATTAGAAAGACGCCCAAAAATCCTCCTCGggaccacgtcttggaatcgggtaaaagttacaaatttagaacactcattcactcacgagaacACTCGTCCAAAAATCACTCAATTACGACAACTAAACCCCAATAAAACCCCAAAAATTTGGTTGGGGAACGTTTCCTCAATTCTCCCAactttttcaccccaaatccgaaattaaatgacaaaactaagcTTAGATTAATGGAATAAACCCAAAAAGggattaggaatcattacccaatgattttctcttcaaaatccccaCAGAATCGCCCTACCCCGAGCTCAAAATTTGATGTCCCAAgttatgaaatcaaaccctcgattttcatatttctgcccagtaatttctgcttctgcgatcatGGGATTGCACCTGCGATCCCGCACCTGCATCTTGGGATCTGCATCAA contains:
- the LOC142174350 gene encoding uncharacterized protein LOC142174350, which produces MIKWGALMNEKAHELGRRLLAMRAWRSSGEASGMWTVTTNSIMKAAREVLGVLKGYSSKHKGDWWWNAKVQGKVKEKKMAYQRLVESTDEEERQRNRVSYKEAKKVVKLVVIKAKSAAFGRIYEELGEKAEIRNCSGWPRRERRQLGI